One window from the genome of Actinoplanes teichomyceticus ATCC 31121 encodes:
- the sucB gene encoding 2-oxoglutarate dehydrogenase, E2 component, dihydrolipoamide succinyltransferase, whose amino-acid sequence MPVSVTMPRLGESVTEGTVTRWLKQEGERVEIDEPLLEVSTDKVDTEIPSPAAGVLSRIVVGEDETAEVGSELAVIAGDGEDAGSAAPAPAQQAQAEPEPPAPTTPSTEKPVEAEAPAPQAASAPAGGSADGTAVKMPALGESVTEGTVTRWLKQVGDAVELDEPLLEVSTDKVDTEIPSPVAGTLLEIKVAEDETAEVGAELAIVGSAAAAPAAESQPAPAPAAESKPAPAAEAKPAPAAESKPAPAPQQPKIESAPTPDVTPAGESYATPSPAAESKQAAAQSQPAAPAAPAAATVKANGAGDAGYVTPLVRKLAAEKGVDLSSLTGTGVGGRIRKQDVLDAAEKAAAAKAQAAAPAPAPAPAAAPAAAKAKPEPSPLRGRTEKLTRIRATIARRMVESLQISAQLTTVVEVDVTKIANLRNKAKADFQAKHGVKLTFLPFFALATVEALQQHPVVNSSIDVEAGTVTYHGAEHLGIAVDAPKGLVVPVIKDAGDLNLAGLAKRIADLADRTRNNKIGPDEIGGGTFTLTNTGSRGALFDTPIINQPQVGILGLGAVVKRPVIVNDPELGEIIAPRSMVYLALSYDHRIVDGADAARFLGTLKERLEAGHFEAELGL is encoded by the coding sequence ATGCCGGTATCGGTAACCATGCCGCGGCTGGGTGAGAGCGTCACCGAGGGCACCGTCACGCGTTGGCTCAAGCAGGAGGGCGAGCGCGTCGAGATCGACGAGCCGCTGCTCGAGGTCTCCACCGACAAGGTCGACACGGAGATTCCGTCGCCCGCCGCGGGCGTGCTCTCCCGCATCGTGGTCGGCGAGGACGAGACCGCGGAGGTCGGCAGCGAGCTGGCCGTCATCGCCGGGGACGGCGAGGACGCCGGTTCGGCCGCTCCCGCCCCGGCCCAGCAGGCGCAGGCCGAGCCGGAGCCGCCGGCGCCGACCACGCCGTCGACCGAGAAGCCGGTCGAGGCGGAGGCCCCCGCGCCGCAGGCCGCCTCGGCCCCGGCCGGCGGTTCCGCCGACGGCACCGCGGTGAAGATGCCGGCGCTCGGCGAGAGCGTCACCGAGGGCACCGTCACCCGCTGGCTCAAGCAGGTCGGCGACGCCGTCGAGCTGGACGAGCCGCTGCTCGAGGTCTCCACCGACAAGGTCGACACCGAGATCCCGTCGCCGGTGGCCGGCACGCTGCTGGAGATCAAGGTCGCCGAGGACGAGACGGCCGAGGTCGGCGCCGAGCTGGCCATCGTCGGCTCCGCGGCGGCCGCGCCGGCCGCCGAGTCCCAGCCGGCACCCGCCCCGGCCGCCGAGTCGAAGCCGGCGCCCGCCGCCGAGGCCAAGCCCGCGCCGGCCGCCGAGTCGAAGCCGGCGCCCGCCCCGCAGCAGCCGAAGATCGAGTCGGCCCCGACGCCGGACGTGACGCCGGCCGGCGAGTCTTACGCGACCCCGTCGCCCGCCGCCGAGTCCAAGCAGGCCGCCGCCCAGTCCCAGCCGGCCGCCCCGGCGGCCCCGGCCGCCGCGACGGTCAAGGCGAACGGCGCCGGCGACGCCGGCTACGTGACCCCGCTGGTCCGCAAGCTGGCGGCCGAGAAGGGCGTGGACCTGTCCTCGCTGACCGGAACCGGCGTCGGAGGCCGGATCCGCAAGCAGGACGTGCTCGACGCCGCAGAGAAGGCCGCCGCGGCCAAGGCCCAGGCCGCCGCCCCGGCACCGGCCCCCGCCCCGGCCGCGGCGCCCGCCGCTGCCAAGGCCAAGCCGGAGCCGAGCCCGCTGCGGGGCCGCACCGAGAAGCTGACCCGCATCCGGGCCACCATCGCCCGGCGCATGGTGGAGTCGCTGCAGATCTCGGCGCAGCTCACCACGGTCGTCGAGGTGGACGTCACCAAGATCGCCAACCTGCGGAACAAGGCCAAGGCCGACTTCCAGGCCAAGCACGGCGTGAAGCTCACCTTCCTGCCGTTCTTCGCCCTGGCCACGGTCGAGGCGCTGCAGCAGCACCCGGTGGTCAACTCCTCAATCGACGTCGAGGCGGGCACGGTCACCTACCACGGCGCCGAGCACCTGGGCATCGCGGTGGACGCGCCGAAGGGCCTCGTCGTCCCGGTGATCAAGGACGCCGGCGACCTGAACCTGGCCGGTCTGGCCAAGCGGATCGCGGACCTCGCCGACCGCACCCGCAACAACAAGATCGGGCCGGACGAGATCGGTGGCGGCACCTTCACGCTGACCAACACCGGCAGCCGGGGCGCGCTGTTCGACACCCCGATCATCAACCAGCCGCAGGTCGGCATCCTCGGTCTCGGCGCGGTCGTCAAGCGCCCGGTGATCGTGAACGACCCGGAGCTGGGCGAGATCATCGCGCCGCGGTCGATGGTCTACCTGGCGCTCAGCTACGACCACCGGATCGTGGACGGCGCGGACGCCGCCCGCTTCCTGGGCACCCTCAAGGAGCGCCTGGAAGCCGGGCACTTCGAGGCCGAGCTCGGTCTCTGA
- the lpdA gene encoding dihydrolipoyl dehydrogenase, whose protein sequence is MSQPNGGTFDIVILGAGSGGYAAALRAAELNLSVALIDKAEVGGTCLHRGCIPTKALLHAAEIADQTRESEQFGIKANLVGVDMAGVNAYKDGVVGRLYKGLQGLLGHNKNITVVAGAGKLVSRDTVEVDGQRYTGRNVILATGSYSRTLPGLDVDGQRVITSEHALKLDRVPSSAIVLGGGVIGVEFASVWKSFGADVTIVEALPRLVAAEDEEISKTVERAFRKRKINFKVGKPFEKVEKTENGVRVTIAGGDVLEAEVLLVAVGRGPTTANLGYEEQGITLDRGFVITNERLHTGVGNIYAVGDIVPGLQLAHRGFQQGIFVAEEIAGRNPAVIDEAGIPRVTYSDPEIASVGLTEAKAKEKYGADKVSSYNYNLGGNGKSQILKTAGFVKLVRVNDGPVVGVHMVGARMGELVGEAQLIYNWEAFPEEVAQLVHAHPTQNEALGEAFLALAGKPLHAHS, encoded by the coding sequence GTGAGCCAGCCGAACGGCGGAACCTTCGACATCGTCATTCTCGGCGCAGGCAGCGGCGGGTACGCGGCCGCGCTGCGCGCCGCCGAACTGAACCTCTCCGTAGCGCTGATCGACAAGGCCGAGGTCGGTGGCACCTGCCTGCACCGGGGCTGCATCCCGACCAAGGCGCTGCTGCACGCGGCGGAGATCGCCGACCAGACCCGGGAGAGCGAGCAGTTCGGCATCAAGGCCAATCTGGTCGGTGTCGACATGGCCGGGGTGAACGCGTACAAGGACGGCGTCGTCGGCCGTCTGTACAAGGGCCTGCAGGGCCTGCTGGGCCACAACAAGAACATCACCGTGGTGGCCGGCGCCGGCAAGCTGGTCAGCCGGGACACCGTCGAGGTGGACGGGCAGCGCTACACCGGCCGCAACGTGATCCTGGCGACCGGCTCCTACTCGCGGACCCTGCCCGGCCTGGACGTGGACGGCCAGCGGGTGATCACCAGCGAGCACGCCCTGAAGCTGGACCGGGTGCCGAGCTCCGCGATCGTGCTGGGCGGCGGCGTGATCGGCGTCGAGTTCGCCAGTGTCTGGAAGTCGTTCGGCGCCGACGTGACCATCGTCGAGGCCCTCCCCCGGCTGGTCGCCGCGGAGGACGAGGAGATCTCGAAGACCGTCGAGCGCGCCTTCCGCAAGCGGAAGATCAACTTCAAGGTCGGCAAGCCGTTCGAGAAGGTCGAGAAGACCGAGAACGGCGTGCGGGTCACCATCGCCGGCGGCGACGTCCTGGAGGCGGAGGTCCTGCTGGTCGCGGTCGGCCGTGGCCCGACGACCGCCAACCTGGGGTACGAGGAGCAGGGCATCACCCTGGACCGCGGCTTCGTGATCACCAACGAGCGCCTGCACACCGGGGTCGGCAACATCTACGCCGTCGGTGACATCGTGCCCGGCCTGCAGCTCGCGCACCGCGGGTTCCAGCAGGGCATCTTCGTGGCCGAGGAGATCGCCGGACGGAACCCGGCGGTGATCGACGAGGCCGGCATCCCGCGGGTCACCTACTCCGACCCGGAGATCGCGTCGGTCGGCCTGACCGAGGCCAAGGCCAAGGAGAAGTACGGCGCCGACAAGGTGTCCTCGTACAACTACAACCTGGGCGGCAACGGCAAGAGCCAGATCCTCAAGACCGCGGGCTTCGTCAAGCTCGTCCGCGTGAACGACGGCCCGGTGGTCGGCGTCCACATGGTCGGCGCCCGGATGGGCGAGCTGGTCGGCGAGGCCCAGCTGATCTACAACTGGGAGGCCTTCCCGGAGGAGGTCGCCCAGCTCGTACACGCCCACCCGACGCAGAACGAGGCGCTGGGCGAGGCCTTCCTCGCGCTCGCGGGCAAGCCGCTGCACGCGCACAGCTGA
- a CDS encoding leucyl aminopeptidase, with amino-acid sequence MTQPNLSLVDTDPAELAVDAIVIGLHSQPDQDGALLPAAGAESIAAAFDGKLTSTLALLGATGAPGEVTKLATLGTVAAPLVVAVGLGDEPSGSAPDLETLRRGAGAAVRALAGSATVALALPLPDDADAPAVLRAVLEGALLGSYRFAGYKTKPQKGRREPVAALQVHVPDAADAAAAAELSRAEVVGRAVRQARDWVNMAPNELRPAHFADLVASAADELGLGVEVLDLDQLKAGGYGGIVAVGQGSEAPPRLVKLTYVPEGVAEPKRVALVGKGITFDTGGVSIKPAAGMWEMKSDMAGAAAVAATMLAIAALRPGVAVSGYLAIAENMPSGSAYRPGDVVTMFNGKRVEVFNTDAEGRMVLGDAMARACADGADYLFETSTLTGGQVISLGKRIAGLMGSEAATALVQAAGDAVGEPGWPMPLPDDVRKGMESEIADICQTNSSLDRAGHMLQGGVFLREFVEPGVEWAHIDIAGPAYHSGEPTGYWTKGGTGVPIRTLLRVVDELAG; translated from the coding sequence GTGACCCAGCCCAACCTCAGCCTGGTCGACACCGACCCGGCCGAATTGGCGGTCGATGCCATCGTCATCGGCCTGCACAGCCAGCCCGACCAGGACGGCGCCCTGCTTCCGGCGGCGGGCGCGGAGAGCATCGCCGCGGCGTTCGACGGGAAGCTGACGTCGACGCTGGCGCTGCTCGGCGCGACCGGCGCGCCGGGTGAGGTGACCAAGCTGGCCACCCTCGGCACCGTCGCCGCGCCCCTGGTGGTCGCGGTGGGCCTGGGCGACGAGCCGTCCGGCTCGGCGCCCGACCTGGAGACGCTGCGCCGGGGCGCCGGCGCCGCGGTCCGCGCCCTGGCCGGCAGCGCCACCGTGGCGCTGGCCCTGCCGCTGCCGGACGACGCCGACGCGCCGGCGGTGCTGCGCGCCGTGCTGGAGGGCGCGCTGCTCGGGTCGTACCGGTTCGCCGGCTACAAGACCAAGCCGCAGAAGGGCCGCCGGGAGCCGGTCGCCGCGCTGCAGGTGCACGTGCCGGACGCCGCCGACGCGGCGGCCGCGGCCGAGCTGTCCCGCGCCGAGGTGGTCGGCCGGGCGGTCCGGCAGGCCCGGGACTGGGTCAACATGGCGCCGAACGAGCTGCGCCCGGCGCACTTCGCCGACCTGGTGGCGTCTGCCGCCGACGAGCTCGGCCTCGGTGTCGAGGTGCTCGACCTCGACCAGCTCAAGGCCGGCGGGTACGGCGGGATCGTGGCGGTCGGCCAGGGTTCCGAGGCGCCGCCGCGGCTGGTCAAGCTGACCTACGTGCCGGAGGGTGTCGCCGAGCCGAAGCGGGTGGCGCTGGTCGGCAAGGGCATCACCTTCGACACCGGTGGTGTCAGCATCAAGCCGGCGGCGGGCATGTGGGAGATGAAGTCGGACATGGCCGGTGCGGCCGCGGTGGCCGCCACCATGCTGGCGATCGCCGCGCTCCGACCCGGCGTCGCGGTCTCCGGCTATCTGGCGATCGCGGAGAACATGCCGTCCGGGTCGGCGTACCGGCCGGGTGACGTGGTCACCATGTTCAACGGCAAGCGGGTCGAGGTGTTCAACACCGACGCCGAGGGCCGGATGGTGCTCGGCGACGCGATGGCCCGGGCCTGCGCGGACGGCGCCGACTACCTGTTCGAGACCTCCACCCTGACCGGCGGCCAGGTGATCTCGCTGGGCAAGCGGATCGCCGGGCTGATGGGCTCGGAGGCGGCGACCGCGCTGGTGCAGGCCGCCGGGGACGCGGTCGGCGAGCCGGGCTGGCCGATGCCGCTGCCGGACGACGTGCGCAAGGGCATGGAATCGGAGATCGCCGACATCTGCCAGACCAACTCCAGCCTCGACCGGGCCGGGCACATGCTGCAGGGCGGCGTGTTCCTGCGCGAGTTCGTCGAGCCGGGGGTGGAGTGGGCGCACATCGACATCGCCGGGCCGGCGTACCACTCCGGCGAGCCGACCGGGTACTGGACCAAGGGCGGGACCGGGGTGCCGATCCGCACCCTGCTGCGCGTGGTCGACGAGCTGGCGGGTTAG
- the gcvT gene encoding glycine cleavage system aminomethyltransferase GcvT, with protein sequence MSAEFFRSPLHDRHVALGAKFAPFGGWEMPLEYAGGGVLREHAAVREAAGVFDVSHLGKARVRGAGAARFVNSCLTNDLDRIQPGKAQYTLCCDPSGGVVDDLIAYLYGPDDVFLIPNAANTAEVVRRLAAAAPEPITVTDLHRDFAVLAVQGPRSAAVLTELGLPTDHDYMSFTGATLNGAGLVVCRTGYTGEHGYELVVPWDAAATVWDAVIAAGVRPCGLGARDTLRTEMGYPLHGQELSLEISPVQARSGWAVGWNKPAFWGRDALLAEKAAGPRRQLRGLEVTGRGIPRGHMPVLAGDTPVGETTSGTFSPTKKVGIALALIDTAAGLADGDLVQIDIRGRRTEARLVKPPFVQPSVR encoded by the coding sequence ATGTCTGCCGAGTTCTTCCGCTCCCCGCTCCACGATCGCCACGTTGCGCTGGGCGCGAAGTTCGCCCCGTTCGGCGGCTGGGAGATGCCCCTGGAGTACGCCGGTGGCGGCGTCCTGCGCGAGCACGCCGCGGTGCGTGAGGCGGCCGGCGTGTTCGACGTGTCGCACCTGGGCAAGGCCCGGGTCCGGGGCGCCGGCGCGGCCCGGTTCGTGAACTCCTGCCTGACCAACGACCTGGACCGGATCCAGCCGGGCAAGGCGCAGTACACGCTCTGCTGCGATCCCTCCGGCGGCGTGGTGGACGACCTGATCGCGTACCTCTACGGCCCGGACGACGTCTTCCTGATCCCGAACGCGGCGAACACCGCCGAGGTGGTCCGCCGCCTGGCCGCCGCCGCGCCCGAGCCGATCACGGTGACCGACCTGCACCGCGACTTCGCCGTCCTGGCCGTGCAGGGCCCGCGGTCGGCCGCCGTGCTGACGGAACTCGGCCTGCCCACCGACCACGACTACATGTCGTTCACCGGCGCCACGCTGAACGGTGCGGGACTGGTGGTCTGCCGCACCGGCTACACCGGGGAACACGGCTACGAGCTGGTCGTCCCCTGGGACGCCGCGGCCACCGTCTGGGACGCGGTGATCGCCGCCGGGGTCCGGCCGTGCGGCCTCGGCGCCCGGGACACGCTGCGCACCGAGATGGGCTACCCGCTGCACGGCCAGGAGCTGTCGCTGGAGATCAGCCCGGTGCAGGCCCGTTCCGGCTGGGCGGTCGGCTGGAACAAACCCGCCTTCTGGGGCCGCGACGCGCTGCTCGCCGAGAAGGCCGCCGGCCCGCGCCGCCAGCTGCGCGGCCTGGAGGTCACCGGCCGCGGCATCCCGCGCGGCCACATGCCGGTCCTGGCCGGCGACACCCCGGTCGGCGAGACGACCAGCGGCACGTTCTCCCCGACGAAGAAGGTCGGCATCGCGCTGGCCCTGATCGACACCGCCGCCGGCCTCGCCGACGGCGACCTGGTCCAGATCGACATCCGCGGCCGCCGCACCGAGGCCCGCCTGGTCAAACCCCCGTTCGTCCAGCCGTCGGTCCGCTGA
- a CDS encoding adenosylcobinamide-GDP ribazoletransferase, giving the protein MTVTPGRALDGLRLAVTTLTVLPLRAGRVDRPTAAVAMGLAPLVGAVLGLTLAGLHGGLRTLGAPALVAAGVAVAAGALLTRGLHLDGLADTVDALGSYRSGPGALEIMKKPDIGPFGVVALAATVLIQAAALAAVPWWSLVIAWTTGRLAITVACRRGVPPARPEGLGAMVASTVSIPALLPAAVAVAAAAIPAVPGRPWQGPVAVLLALAAVLVLLRHCVRRLGGITGDVLGACVELATTVTLVTLTLR; this is encoded by the coding sequence GTGACCGTAACGCCGGGCCGGGCGCTGGACGGCCTCCGGCTGGCGGTCACCACGCTCACCGTCCTGCCGCTGCGCGCAGGCCGGGTGGACCGCCCCACCGCCGCCGTCGCGATGGGCCTGGCGCCGCTGGTCGGCGCGGTGCTGGGCCTGACGCTGGCCGGTCTGCACGGGGGCCTGCGGACGCTCGGCGCGCCCGCGCTCGTCGCGGCTGGAGTCGCGGTGGCCGCGGGGGCCTTGCTGACCCGCGGCCTGCACCTGGACGGCCTGGCCGACACGGTCGACGCCCTGGGCTCCTACCGCTCCGGCCCGGGCGCCCTGGAAATCATGAAAAAGCCAGACATCGGCCCGTTCGGGGTCGTGGCCCTCGCCGCCACCGTCCTCATCCAGGCCGCCGCGCTGGCCGCCGTCCCGTGGTGGTCGCTGGTGATCGCCTGGACCACCGGCCGTCTGGCGATCACGGTGGCCTGCCGCCGCGGCGTCCCTCCGGCCCGCCCCGAAGGCCTGGGCGCGATGGTCGCCTCCACGGTTTCGATCCCGGCGCTGCTGCCGGCCGCCGTGGCGGTCGCCGCGGCCGCGATCCCCGCCGTCCCCGGCCGCCCGTGGCAGGGCCCGGTAGCCGTCCTGCTCGCCCTCGCCGCGGTTCTCGTGCTGCTGCGGCACTGCGTCCGCCGCCTCGGCGGCATCACCGGTGATGTCCTCGGCGCCTGCGTGGAGCTGGCCACCACGGTCACCCTGGTCACCCTCACCCTGCGCTGA
- a CDS encoding bifunctional adenosylcobinamide kinase/adenosylcobinamide-phosphate guanylyltransferase, whose protein sequence is MSEDRWNTVLVLGGIRSGKSAFAESLVADAPAVRYVATAVGGEDDPEWLARIEEHQRRRPQSWSTEETGADPARLTELLSEAGPDDTLLVDDLGGWVAAVLDPARQPKDDEADVAALAAAVRSCSARVVLVSPEVGLSLVPVTPVGRAFADALGTTNQALADACDGVALVVAGQPTWLKGGTSVVPAAAPRPRPAVAATPAPPPPPAAPVFVTPPATPGFTDAPAGATVVAPVTVAERAAPDRSGALGESTQTLPLVASGLTRIEPGMDLPLPSSDAGPDARERLGQVDLPGAGLGMLGEAIEFAAATQDTTTPRPWSSVRVVVVAGRHGGGAAAGADPQDAERRIAETERGLGLLGRLAAQAGADIAVLRTPPTAAMEDGPVAEEHAVEAALRQGWQLADEAADAGRDALLLAGIGVGVESAATAVLAATTGAEAAATLPRVLLPGGRFDDHAWMLRCAAIRDALHRIRHEPRGATDILREIGGLDLAVATGLLLGAAARRVPVLLDGPLGIAAGLVARDLAGQTRHWCLLPEAGTLALVKQGADVLGLTPVLQLGLDLGEGANALAALPLLRTATGLAAALPVHPALLADHGDAGLSDDLDDAPVAGSTTPDDPDPSRAAAPHGATDGSRAAQPAPHGDADASRAGQPAPHGDADASRAGQPAPHGDADASRAGQPAAPSGNADRGRAAEPGGTPGGTGIAGANATFGSDAGPVTGSAGGVEGSGAEGGAAGRS, encoded by the coding sequence ATGTCCGAAGATCGGTGGAACACGGTCCTGGTGCTCGGCGGGATCCGCTCCGGCAAATCCGCGTTCGCCGAATCGCTGGTGGCGGACGCGCCGGCGGTGCGGTACGTCGCCACCGCGGTCGGCGGCGAGGACGACCCGGAGTGGCTGGCCCGGATCGAGGAACATCAGCGTCGCCGCCCGCAGTCCTGGTCGACCGAGGAGACCGGCGCCGACCCGGCCCGGCTCACCGAGCTGCTGTCCGAGGCGGGACCGGACGACACCCTGCTCGTCGATGACCTGGGCGGGTGGGTGGCCGCGGTGCTCGACCCGGCCCGGCAGCCGAAGGACGACGAGGCGGACGTGGCCGCGCTGGCCGCCGCGGTGCGTTCCTGCTCGGCCCGCGTGGTGCTGGTCAGCCCCGAGGTCGGGCTCTCGCTGGTGCCGGTCACGCCGGTCGGCCGGGCGTTCGCGGACGCCCTCGGGACCACCAACCAGGCGCTCGCCGACGCCTGCGACGGCGTGGCGCTGGTGGTCGCCGGTCAGCCGACGTGGCTGAAGGGCGGGACGAGCGTCGTACCGGCTGCCGCGCCCCGGCCGAGACCGGCCGTCGCCGCCACCCCGGCGCCTCCCCCGCCGCCGGCCGCCCCGGTCTTCGTCACCCCGCCGGCCACGCCCGGGTTCACCGACGCGCCGGCCGGCGCCACCGTGGTGGCGCCGGTGACCGTGGCCGAGCGGGCCGCGCCGGACCGCTCCGGGGCGCTCGGCGAGAGCACCCAGACCCTGCCGCTGGTCGCGTCCGGCCTCACCCGGATCGAGCCGGGCATGGACCTGCCGCTGCCCAGCAGCGACGCCGGCCCGGACGCCCGGGAGCGCCTGGGGCAGGTCGACCTGCCCGGCGCCGGCCTGGGGATGCTCGGCGAGGCGATCGAGTTCGCCGCCGCCACGCAGGACACCACCACCCCGCGTCCATGGTCGTCGGTCCGGGTCGTGGTGGTCGCCGGCCGGCACGGCGGTGGCGCCGCCGCCGGCGCCGACCCGCAGGACGCCGAACGCCGGATCGCCGAGACCGAGCGCGGCCTGGGCCTGCTGGGCCGGCTGGCCGCGCAGGCCGGCGCGGACATCGCGGTGCTGCGCACACCGCCCACCGCGGCGATGGAGGACGGCCCGGTCGCCGAGGAGCACGCGGTCGAGGCCGCGCTGCGCCAGGGCTGGCAGCTCGCCGACGAGGCCGCCGACGCCGGCCGGGACGCGCTGCTGCTGGCCGGGATCGGGGTCGGCGTGGAGTCCGCGGCGACCGCGGTGCTCGCCGCGACCACCGGCGCCGAGGCCGCCGCCACCCTGCCGCGGGTACTGCTGCCGGGCGGCCGCTTCGACGACCACGCCTGGATGCTCCGCTGCGCCGCGATCCGCGACGCCCTGCACCGGATCCGGCACGAGCCGCGCGGCGCCACCGACATCCTGCGCGAGATCGGCGGCCTCGACCTGGCGGTCGCCACCGGCCTGCTGCTGGGCGCCGCCGCCCGGCGCGTCCCGGTGCTGCTGGACGGCCCGCTCGGCATCGCCGCCGGGCTGGTCGCCCGGGACCTGGCCGGGCAGACCCGGCACTGGTGCCTGCTGCCCGAGGCGGGCACGCTGGCGCTGGTCAAGCAGGGCGCGGACGTGCTCGGCCTGACCCCGGTGCTGCAGCTCGGGCTGGACCTGGGCGAGGGTGCGAACGCGCTGGCCGCCCTGCCGTTGCTGCGTACCGCGACGGGTCTGGCGGCGGCGCTGCCGGTCCACCCGGCGCTGCTGGCCGACCACGGCGACGCGGGCCTCAGCGACGACCTCGACGACGCCCCGGTCGCCGGGTCCACCACCCCCGACGACCCCGACCCGAGCCGGGCCGCCGCCCCGCACGGCGCCACCGACGGGAGCCGGGCCGCCCAACCCGCTCCCCACGGCGACGCCGACGCGAGCCGGGCCGGCCAACCCGCTCCCCACGGCGACGCCGACGCGAGCCGGGCCGGCCAACCCGCTCCCCACGGCGACGCCGACGCGAGCCGGGCCGGCCAACCCGCCGCCCCGAGCGGCAACGCCGACCGGGGCCGGGCCGCAGAGCCGGGCGGCACACCCGGCGGCACCGGGATCGCCGGCGCGAACGCCACTTTCGGCAGCGACGCGGGCCCGGTCACCGGCTCGGCCGGCGGCGTCGAAGGCAGCGGCGCCGAAGGCGGCGCGGCCGGGCGGTCGTGA
- a CDS encoding site-2 protease family protein produces MTYEPVYTRTPRNAFVPSPVFVGIVAIFAVSGVLTWTRYGNVGFDVFLFVISGWLISLCLHEYAHAVAAYFSGDLTVAERGYLRLNPLKYTHPLLSIVLPVIVVILGGIGLPGGAVWVDHRYITSKVKDSLISAAGPLTNIVLAVVAAVPFLFGLGPEVVDTGARLVIYTAHPEFWQALSVVAFLQITASVLNLLPIPGLDGGSILRPWLSPAYRRAWDMFAPFGFLLLFVALWQTDLGGYFSELVVWLAEHLGLDRYLIADGFELMRFWSD; encoded by the coding sequence GTGACCTACGAACCGGTCTACACGCGCACCCCTCGGAACGCGTTCGTCCCGAGCCCGGTCTTCGTCGGCATCGTCGCGATCTTCGCGGTGAGCGGCGTGCTCACCTGGACGCGGTACGGCAACGTCGGGTTCGACGTGTTCCTGTTCGTGATCTCGGGCTGGCTGATCTCCCTGTGCCTGCACGAGTACGCGCACGCCGTCGCCGCGTACTTCTCCGGCGACCTGACCGTCGCCGAGCGTGGCTACCTGCGGCTGAACCCGTTGAAGTACACCCACCCGCTGCTGTCCATCGTGCTGCCGGTGATCGTGGTGATCCTGGGCGGCATCGGTCTGCCCGGCGGCGCCGTCTGGGTCGACCACCGGTACATCACCAGCAAGGTCAAGGACTCGCTGATCAGCGCGGCCGGCCCGCTCACCAACATCGTGCTGGCGGTGGTGGCGGCCGTGCCGTTCCTGTTCGGCCTGGGCCCGGAGGTCGTCGACACCGGCGCCCGGCTGGTGATCTACACCGCGCATCCGGAGTTCTGGCAGGCCCTGTCGGTGGTCGCGTTCCTGCAGATCACCGCGAGCGTGCTGAACCTGCTGCCGATCCCCGGCCTGGACGGGGGCAGCATCCTGCGGCCCTGGCTGAGCCCGGCGTACCGGCGGGCCTGGGACATGTTCGCCCCGTTCGGTTTCCTGCTGCTGTTCGTGGCGCTGTGGCAGACCGACCTCGGCGGCTACTTCTCCGAGCTGGTGGTCTGGCTGGCCGAGCACCTCGGGCTGGACCGGTACCTGATCGCCGACGGGTTCGAGCTGATGCGGTTCTGGAGCGACTAG
- a CDS encoding aldo/keto reductase family protein — translation MEFRHLGRSGLLVSEIAYGNWITHGSQVEEDAALACVRAALESGITTFDTADVYAGTRAEEVLGRALKDERRDGLEILTKVYWRTGPGANDSGLSRKHIMTSIDGSLRRLGTDYVDVYQAHRYDHSTPLEETMEAFADVVHRGKAHYIGVSEWSAEQIRAAKPLADELRIRLVSNQPQYSMLWRVIEAEVVPASQELGLGQIVWSPLAQGVLTGKYRAGEQPPAGSRATDEKSGANFIARWLEDDVLTTVARLRPLADQAGLTMGQLAIAWVLHNPNVSAAIIGASRPEQVRDNVKASGVKLDDALLKAIDEIVDPIVTRDPALTTSPAQRP, via the coding sequence ATGGAGTTCCGTCATCTCGGCCGTTCCGGCCTGCTGGTCAGTGAGATCGCCTACGGCAACTGGATCACCCACGGGTCCCAGGTGGAGGAGGACGCCGCGCTCGCCTGTGTGCGCGCGGCCCTGGAGTCCGGGATCACCACGTTCGACACCGCGGACGTGTACGCCGGCACCCGCGCCGAGGAGGTGCTGGGCCGGGCGCTGAAGGACGAGCGGCGCGACGGTCTGGAGATCCTCACCAAGGTGTACTGGCGTACCGGGCCGGGGGCGAACGACAGCGGCCTGTCCCGCAAGCACATCATGACCTCGATCGACGGCTCGCTGCGCCGGCTGGGCACCGACTACGTGGACGTGTACCAGGCGCACCGGTACGACCACAGCACCCCGCTGGAGGAGACCATGGAGGCGTTCGCCGACGTGGTGCACCGGGGCAAGGCACACTACATCGGCGTGTCGGAGTGGTCGGCCGAGCAGATCCGGGCCGCCAAGCCGCTCGCCGACGAGTTGCGGATCCGGCTCGTGTCGAACCAGCCGCAGTACTCGATGCTGTGGCGGGTGATCGAGGCCGAGGTGGTGCCGGCGTCGCAGGAACTGGGCCTGGGACAGATCGTCTGGTCGCCGCTGGCGCAGGGGGTGCTGACCGGCAAGTACCGGGCGGGCGAGCAGCCGCCGGCCGGGTCGCGGGCCACCGACGAGAAGTCCGGGGCGAACTTCATCGCCCGGTGGCTGGAGGACGACGTGCTGACCACGGTCGCCCGGCTCCGGCCGCTGGCCGATCAGGCCGGGCTGACCATGGGGCAGCTGGCCATCGCGTGGGTGCTGCACAACCCGAACGTGTCCGCGGCGATCATCGGCGCGTCCCGGCCCGAGCAGGTCCGGGACAACGTCAAGGCGTCCGGGGTGAAGCTGGACGACGCGCTGCTGAAGGCGATCGACGAGATCGTCGACCCGATCGTCACCCGGGACCCGGCCCTGACGACCAGCCCGGCGCAGCGGCCCTGA